A region of the Haematobia irritans isolate KBUSLIRL chromosome 5, ASM5000362v1, whole genome shotgun sequence genome:
CTCCATTGAAGGGATGTGATGATTTTGAAGGAAAATGTATCCTCACTGTACGCAATGGTACCCCGTGGAATCTGAATTACATCAAGTAGACTGCGTTCCAAAATTAGGCAAATCGGCTGAAAGTGAAAAATCTGATTCCTACATTCAAGGGATGTGTAGGCAAATGATACGTTTTATAGTTCTGCCCTGGTCTTCGGAATTCTTTAAATACCGGTAACctcaatatatttcaaaatatataacaTATGTAGTTAGGTTACAGTCAGTTATTCTAATAGAAGgatcaaacctttatttctgacATAATCTGAACCCCTTGCCAACATAACTGCCTTGGGCTCGGCTATCAAAAGGGCATTGAGGTAagcatagaatcgggtagcacctattgataagagagaagttcaaccaACTGTATTACCACAAAGAACTGACAGCCTAACCTAATGTACCCATAACTGACTTTGCTCCAATTCGTATTTTTAATCCTTGTTGGTAGCTCATCAGCTTTCTGGAAGTCCAAACTATAAAGCTTCATGAAAATCCTAGTTAatctattaatttttcttttcaggGAAATCGATTGAACAATTGTGTATTGCGGGTGACTTGATACACGATAGTGCGGGCATTCCCAAACCATACGTGGATCACACTGCCATTGTATTGGCTTCTCGCTCTTTACTTACATCGATTACACGAGTCCTCCTACTGGTTGATATTATCGTTGTGAAACAACTCTTCAGCTTTAAGTACAAGGATAGTAAGTGTCCCCAGAATTTGGAGTGTGTgatgaattttaccaaattcgtGCAAGCATTTTCTGCCTTTGGCACGGAAATGGTAGAGATGACTTATCTAACGGGTAGTAATGCAAATTGTGCCAAAGAGGAGCGTAGACGTTCGGAAATCCTATCTGCTCGACAAGTTTTGGAACATTCCGTCAAAGTTTTGATAACCTCCTCCAAAGTTTGTATGGTCCATTATAATTGTGTCATAGCTCGTGAGAATCGTAATACGGTATTTTGCCAAATACGTCGTGGCATGGATCACATACATTTCATTATTAAAGATACCATCATCGAATCGGAGTGGCATTCgacgaaacaacaacaacagtattCCTACTATAACAACGATGATCGTGGCACCATACATGCCACCATCCAACACTTCACCTATCTAATGCAATGTTGCCGTTATAAGAGCAAACACAGCGATCCCTATCTAAATGCCAAAATCAATCATCATAGCTCGTATAGGAGGAAAACAATGGACAAACGTTGGCAACCAATtgacaataaaacaaaaacgaaacttTACGATGCCACAGGATTGCCTGAAGGTGAGCGTTTACTCAACGAATGTTATGGTCTGGACGAGTATTCAGCTGGCAGTCCCAAATACAAGCCGTCTTCGGCATCATCAACGACGACAATCAATCAATCCTGTGTTTGTGGCGATCTCATTGAGAAAGTTCTCATTTCATTCGATAGGATTTTGGAGAATATACATGACTTTACCGATTCGCCCTATACCAGCCATGAGATGcgtgaaaatattttaatatactgTGACCACTGTACCCGGGAGTTGAACAAATATTTGCGAAATGTCGTCAAGCAGGGTAGTGGTGGTGAACAGCAATTTTCCAAGGATCCCTATCATGAGGAGTATATCGATACTGTATTGGCTGCTGTGAAAACTTTATCCGAACAGTTGGTCAATTCGGCTGCTGAACAATCAAGAGATATGTTTCATGCTTTGAAAATGTCCACGGACCTGGTGAACTCTTTGAATGTTATTATATCGCAGCAAAACTTGCCACATTTCACCCAAAAGGTTAATGAGTTCCATGAGCATTGCGATCATATTTTGGATGTGTGCAAATTATTGAGACACATAGCCGTGCAGGATGCCCTGAAAGAGCAGGCCAGTCATGTTTCCATTAATCTAAGAATATATGGGCCTCAGGTAATATTAGCTGCCAAAATATTAACCAAGTTCCCCCTAAGCAATGTGGCTAGTGAAAACTTTGATGCATTCGTGGAAATGTGGACATGGTTGGTGACAGAAGTGAATATTGTGTCGAAAAAGATCCTAGAGTCAATGGCTGTTCTAAGTGATCAAGATTTTAAGTACCTGACTTTGGGAACTGTAAGTTGAACTATAGCTTCTTCCATTCTTTCAAATGGACGGTCTACTAAATGGTTTCCAATTTTTGTCTTTGTTGTTGTCACAATTACAGACCACTGCTTCGGAAGTAGTAAAACCCGTCAAAAGTGTTAATTTCCAGAAAGATTTGCCAGAGACTGGCAAAGAATTAGATCTGGAATCGGAAAATGTTAAGAGAGACCTACAACCCCGTTGGAATGAAGAATTGTGCGATAACGATATTATCAAAAGAGCCAAGAATCTGTCGGCTATGGCATTTCTAATGTATCAGTTTACCAAAGGTAAtggttcattgaaaacaacccaAGATCTATTTACGCAAGCTGAATATTTTGCTGAAGAAGCCAATCGCCTATATAAAATACTACGACAATTTTCCTATCAGGTAAATCAGAATATTTTCGGCGTTTGCCTCTAGAAACTATTATATTCTCTTCATTTATTAGGTCCCTGCTAGTCCTCATAAAAAGGATCTGTTAAATGTCCTAGATCGTGTTCCCACATTTGTACAAACATTGCAGTTCACTGTCAAGGATCATACGGTGGGTCCTTCGGCCACCTATGTTAAAGTGGATCACGTTATCAGGGAAACGAAAAACCTCATGTGTGTTATCAATAGTGTTGTGACAAAGTGCCTAGAGTGTGCTACCAAGGTAAGTACCGATACTTGTTGTCccgttatctataaaaaaaagtttgaatatCTCTGctagaattataaaaataacagtAATATGAAAAGAGAGATCTAAGAGGCTTATGTAGTGACATTTCTAAGAAAGCTTAGTAAATACAAATCTAGAACatcaatcttgttaaa
Encoded here:
- the alpha-Catr gene encoding alpha-catenin related, whose amino-acid sequence is MISSSNLEPLTTPRHLEMSGEQKLLAYKRVGQAVNMAVDRLVTIGEIIAEGFQDIKGDMFDCCKDARDTGKSIEQLCIAGDLIHDSAGIPKPYVDHTAIVLASRSLLTSITRVLLLVDIIVVKQLFSFKYKDSKCPQNLECVMNFTKFVQAFSAFGTEMVEMTYLTGSNANCAKEERRRSEILSARQVLEHSVKVLITSSKVCMVHYNCVIARENRNTVFCQIRRGMDHIHFIIKDTIIESEWHSTKQQQQYSYYNNDDRGTIHATIQHFTYLMQCCRYKSKHSDPYLNAKINHHSSYRRKTMDKRWQPIDNKTKTKLYDATGLPEGERLLNECYGLDEYSAGSPKYKPSSASSTTTINQSCVCGDLIEKVLISFDRILENIHDFTDSPYTSHEMRENILIYCDHCTRELNKYLRNVVKQGSGGEQQFSKDPYHEEYIDTVLAAVKTLSEQLVNSAAEQSRDMFHALKMSTDLVNSLNVIISQQNLPHFTQKVNEFHEHCDHILDVCKLLRHIAVQDALKEQASHVSINLRIYGPQVILAAKILTKFPLSNVASENFDAFVEMWTWLVTEVNIVSKKILESMAVLSDQDFKYLTLGTTTASEVVKPVKSVNFQKDLPETGKELDLESENVKRDLQPRWNEELCDNDIIKRAKNLSAMAFLMYQFTKGNGSLKTTQDLFTQAEYFAEEANRLYKILRQFSYQVPASPHKKDLLNVLDRVPTFVQTLQFTVKDHTVGPSATYVKVDHVIRETKNLMCVINSVVTKCLECATKYNLDFNSITGGLTSSNLDDCSAGAMDSKGTSNSSDITG